The window GCAGTTACTATTGGTTGGAAAATAATTATGTGAGAGCAATACTTAAGTATTTAAACCTGCAGATTTCAAATACTTTGGGAATGAAATGCCTATTTTTCCATTctatttgttaaatttttatcaaaGAAATCTAAAGATTTTGTGGTTAGGTATCTAACCTATGAGAATCTTTGTGACTGTGGATTGATTATCTGAAAAACGTTTAAGAAAGTATACCTTGTGAGTACGGAATCAAACTAAAATCTGAGATAAGTTGAGGGAATCTCAAATGATTTTTGTAACCTTTATTCTTGAGCTGTTGCCAAAGAGGAAGTTCCTGTAAAACTAGACTGTCTGCAGTTAAACCATCTCGACAGCTTCTGAAACTCCAACCCATCAAATAATGAGCACTCGACCTATCTTTTCCTGTGGCTGCTGTGAATCCAACATACATTTCTTCTTGCACGATCTCCGACAGTTTTGGAACAACATGGGAGATGAATGGGGTTGATGGGGCGATTGGAAGTTTGGCAAAGGAAACGATCAAACTCAGCACTTGGTTTTGTCCGTTGTAATCCAAACGGATTATGATTGGTTCGAGCTGGAAACCCTCTTCTTTTACTTCATCTTCAGTTGTATAAGCTACCGGGACCTGGACATCCGAGGTGACACTGTTAAAATTCAAACCGATGTGATTGCCTGTTGTTGCATGAGTACCGTCCTTAAACCCTTGTATAGTGTCGAACTCGACTGCGAAAACGTGGTTCGTTGGGTTCCCGTCGTTGGTCTCGTTGAGAAGTCCAAAGTATTGGCCAGAGCCGGCGCCTGGACGGTTTGGGGTGGGAGATAGTGTGAAGGTGAAGCCGAAACCACCTCCGTTGGTAGAGCTGGAAGGGACTAAAGTGAAGACGAAAGAAGTGCTAAACGAACAAACTTTTGAGTGATTGAGGTTGCTGCTATGGTCAAGCAGCCTCACCGGTTTGCGGTAGAACGCTGTTCCAGTGACGCTTAAGTTTCCATCGGTGAGTCTCAGTAGTCCATCGGGTTTGATGGCAGCTGCTCCTTCTGTTTGAATCTCCGAGTTGTTGTTTTCCCTAAAACCTTTGAAAATGAACTCTGTTGTTGGTGGTGGTGTCTCCGATTCGCCACTCTGAGCTTGAACAGAGAAGCTTAAAAAGTGGAAGAGTACGAACAAAAGTGAGGCCACGAGTGTAGACATAGGAAAACAAGAACAGAGAGAACGGGTTGGAAGTAAGAACATAATATAAGTGGTGGATCTAGAATCATTTATAGTTGGGGGCACAGTACTTACAACAAGACAAAACCACTATGAACCAGGGtcactttttttgtttattcactAAACTAAGAACAATTGAATCAAATTAGCTTAAgctgtttagaaaaaaaataaaaaagagtagGGGGCACATGCCCCCGTAACCGTAAGGCTACGTCCGCGCCCCCTCGTGATTCGATGATCATGCAAGTCGTAAGAGCAAGAAGGGATTTTCaaagttttgaacaaaaaagTCTTGTCTTCCTTTTCAACGGTTTCTTCACGATCACACACTGACGCACACATATCTGTGATTGTCTAGGACTTTGACTCTCATGGCTTTTAAACTAAACATTTTACAAAACAATTGGCTGTggctttagaaaaaaaaaaattaaaagtcacAAATGCTAACTtttagaaaaagtaaaaaaaaaaatcaagaaaaaatagaTGTTGACGCTTTGAGAGTTTTTAAGGACTTTGAGAAATTTTAAGAAAGTCAAAGTGTGATTGGTAAAATTATTGACTAGAAATTTTAGATAATTGTAAAGTTCAAAAGAATATCATTCATTATCAACGACTTCTATGTTCTCAGCCTGACGCTTTCAATACACGTGAACCACCTTTGACCGAGCTCTGCTTCCTGGTTCAACTTACTATCACTAAACCGGTATAGTGTTACTTAAGGGTTGATTGGAAAATGTTGTAacatttttacaaaacaattaTGCTTTAGATTTAAAAACGAACTAGAACTTAACCCGCACGTCCATGCGGGTATTATATTCATTTAATATACAACAGTATTGTTTTACCTGAGTAATggtaaataaaataacaataatcatactaaatataaaaattgcaaATTCAGtcatttataaatacaataattgtaaaatttgaatttgtAAATAGAATttatttgtttcaaattttcattttagttcTCGTTTCTTGTATACTAATAAagcaaaatctaaaaacaaaatatgctatgttttttcattttgatgTGAGTAAAGTTTTTTCatttgtaaataactaaatcTACCATTTATAAGCAAATGAACAACAATTTggatcaatatttttatatgattgtagTATATAGTGTTAGCACATTAActatttgaaataatcaaataaataaatatttttaaaacataagttggatagttttcatttaattatatatatttacagcattaattttataagaaatagattattaaaatttaaaatttggatgtaactatgaaatttaaaatttttaaatgataaataatttatactATATGATTTTGGTAtggattttttgtatttttattattaaacctAACTTAAATTTACATATGATTTTAGTATGGATTTTTGTATTTAGATTATTAAACATAAGTTACATTTACATATGATTTTGActttattatatgattttagTATGGTTTTTTGTATTTCATAAGTGCACAcgctaaaatatttatgataaaaagAAATTAACTAATAAAGAATAAATTATGTTTGCAATTACCAATTTCACGTACAAAAAGCCATAGCAATCATAACTTTGCTCAAATACTTTAATGAAATGGTATAATGAAAGTATTACGTATGTACCTACTATCTAGCATATTTTGTCTCTAATAGAATATTTAGGATTTCTGtgtttatattttagatttttttaggaAATGAAAGATTGCAATCTTTTAAGTTGCTGTAATAGCTAAATATTAGGGAATCTCACTTACGATTTTATGGAAActtatatattagtttttgtaaatttatttgttaattaaaaatagagTGGCATTCACTTGTAATTATTGAGGAAAACTTAGGGTTAAATACTaattgtacttcagttttaatagtttagatatacAGCAAAAAAAACACATGTTAGCTTCGGAAATCAATTTATCTATAGCTTTTATCTAGGGCTTTCagttgttttttaaaataaatcaacagtaaaaaaaaaattaaaatcatactCAATAAACTTATACCATAATTTCTAAAGGAAAAAAACACCACGCTAATTATGCTGCATAAAACCACTAACCAAACTTACTGCTGGTTAAAGTCTTAATTTTGTGTTGTGATTTAGTGAAATCtaatcaaatataatatataatttatttatgtttttatagatACAAATATATGCGATAGGTAAAAACGATTTTAATTCAAACACCTTTTAGAGGAAAAATATAGCAATACGTTAGAGAACTTTgttctaaaatttatatttttgagggaaaatatagatatataaatattggaGATAGTACAAACAGAAGACTATTCGTAAAGTTTATTCCAAAACAAGATCGACCAAGCCCTCTCTCTTGAGGAGTCAACGACAGAGGAAAGATGAAGATATCTTGGATTTTATAACTGATGAAGAAGTCAGAATCGCTTTCTGCATATAAACGCAAAGTAAATCAAGAAACATAGCATTTTATTTGATCAAATATGATATACTCTATTCTAGACATATTCAATCACTAGGATCCTAGCTATAATCTTCTTTCTCAATATATTCTTCTTTGTTCTTGATCAGATGGGATCAAGACTGCGCCATGACTGGTCAGAGTTGGCTCCGGAATGTCTCCTAGACATTTTCTCACGGCTGAGCATGGGGCAACGATGGAACGGACCGATGCTGGTCTGCAAGACATGGATGAACTTATGTCAAGACCCGTCCTTCAACACTGTCTTGGATCTCGAAGCTGAGTTTCTGTCTTCCCCTGAGTCGTTTTACTGGTGGAGCCCCGAATTCGAGGAAAAAGTGGACTCAACCATCCGGTCTGCTGTCGACCAGAGCCAAGGCAGTCTGACGGAGATTCGAGTCAGACATT of the Brassica rapa cultivar Chiifu-401-42 chromosome A03, CAAS_Brap_v3.01, whole genome shotgun sequence genome contains:
- the LOC103861989 gene encoding lectin-domain containing receptor kinase VI.3-like encodes the protein MFLLPTRSLCSCFPMSTLVASLLFVLFHFLSFSVQAQSGESETPPPTTEFIFKGFRENNNSEIQTEGAAAIKPDGLLRLTDGNLSVTGTAFYRKPVRLLDHSSNLNHSKVCSFSTSFVFTLVPSSSTNGGGFGFTFTLSPTPNRPGAGSGQYFGLLNETNDGNPTNHVFAVEFDTIQGFKDGTHATTGNHIGLNFNSVTSDVQVPVAYTTEDEVKEEGFQLEPIIIRLDYNGQNQVLSLIVSFAKLPIAPSTPFISHVVPKLSEIVQEEMYVGFTAATGKDRSSAHYLMGWSFRSCRDGLTADSLVLQELPLWQQLKNKDNQSTVTKILIG